TGCAGGGTTTTGATGAGCATGGCCGTCTGGATGGTCATGTGCAGCGACCCCGTTATTTTTAGCCCTTTCAGGGGTTTTTTGTCCCCGTAAAGGCGGATGAGCTCCATCAGGCCCGGCATTTCCCGCTCGGAAAGCTGCATTTCCTTCGCCCCGAATTCCGCGAGGGCAAGGTCCGCCACTTTATGCTGCAGGGCGAGATCAAGAGGTTTGGCAGTGTTCATGGTGCAAACTCCGTTGTTACGACGCGGCGGTCAGTTCCGCCTCTATAAGATGAATGAAAAGCCCCTTTTCCACGGGTGTCCGTGTTGCGGAAACAGGGGCGAACCCCGCTTTTTCCAAAGCGGCGCACAGCCCTTCCTTGGTAAATCCGAGCCACCTGTCACCGTATGTGACGCGCATGGACTCGTTCGCATGGCGGTCAAAATCCGTAATAACCACACGCCCTTTCGGGCGCAGTACGCGGCGGACCTCTTCCAGCGCGGTCTCGGGTGACGAGAGGTGGTGCAAAACCATGTTAATGGAAACAAAATCCGCTTCCCCGTCGCGCAGCGGCAAATGCTCAAGATCGCCTATCCGCAGGGAAACGCGCGCATCCTCCCCGCCGAAACGCCGCCTGGCGAGATCCAGCATTCTGGCGGAGCCGTCCACGCCGATAACCTCTTTGGCGGCGGGCATCATGCGCTCAAGCACTTCGCCGGTGCCGCAGCCGAGATCCACGGCCACCGAACCCGGCAAGACCAGCGCGGCAATGGCGCCCGGCAGATCGTAGTCGCCGAGCACGTCGTGGGCGAGCTGGTCCCAGTCGTCGGCGATGGCGTTGAAAAACTGGCGCGTCGCGCGCAGCCGCTCTTCAAGAACGGACGCCGCGGCGGAAAGATCCGTCTGGAACACGTCGTCGCGCAGCACAAAGGGCAGCACGGCGTCGGCAAACCGGCGCGCCTCCCCGTCGTGCACGGCGGCGTAAAAAACCCACAATCCGTCCCGCCGCCAGGAAACAAGGCCGGCCGAAGCCAAAATCTTCAAATGCCGGGAAACCCGCGACTGCCCCATGCCCAAAATCATGATAAGCTCGTTGACGTTGAGTTCGTACCGGCTGAGCACGCTGAAAAGGCGCAGCCGGGTATCGTCCGCCAGGGCTTTGAAATACTGAAGTGCTTGTGTCATGGTGTACATCGTTAAATGCAAATTTCTTGATACATCTGTATGCGCCTTTTCGGATATAGTCAAGCGCAGCAGGAAAATTTCGCGGCATTATAAAAAAAGTAGGCATTTTTTATGGCATCTGAAATCTTATATCTTTAATTTTTCCAAGGATAACAGCGTTTTTTGGCCCTAAAATACTTTTTTTATTGCGCTTATTTTAGAAGCATACTACATTGCGGCTGCAACAGTGCCTAATCTCTCAACTTCACGTGGGCACTAACCTGCTTCGCTTACAAAGAGTAGGCAATGAATCTCCGATAGGAAGGGTAAACCATGTACAGAAAAGTATTTGGCGGATTCAACTTGCAAGTGCAACACCCTCAAAGTTGAATGAAAAGGCAAGGTGGTATAGCCCTTTAGCCTCTCCATCCAACCAAAGATTGAGGGGCGTATGGGCTATGCACACCTTGCCAGGGAAGAACGGTACTACATCTGCCAGGCAGTGAAAAGTGGAACGTCACTGAGGGCCATAGCCAAAGCGATAGGCCGTAGCGTCTCAACTGTAAGCCGCGAACTTGCGCGAAATACCGGGGCGCGTGGCTACCGCTACAGGCAGGCACACAAGCGCAGTCAGAAAAGGCAGACCAGTAAAGGGAAGAAGCGCATTGGCCTTGAGGTATGGACGTATGTTGAACAGTGTCTGCACCAGGACTTCAGTCCGGAGCAAATCTCTGGAGTTCNNNNNNNNNNNNNNNNNNNNNNNNNNNNNNNNNNNNNNNNNNNNNNNNNNNNNNNNNNNNNNNNNNNNNNNNNNNNNNNNNNNNNNNNNNNNNNNNNNNNNNNNNNNNNNNNNNNNNNNNNNNNNNNNNNNNNNNNNNNNNNNNNNNNNNNNNNNNNNNNNNNNNNNNNNNNNNNNNNNNNNNNNNNNNNNNNNNNNNNNNNNNNNNNNNNNNNNNNNNNNNNNNNNNNNNNNNNNNNNNNNNNNNNNNNNNNNNNNNNNNNNNNNNNNNNNNNNNNNNNNNNNNNNNNNNNNNNNNNNNNNNNNNNNNNNNNNNNNNNNNNNNNNNNNNNNNNNNNNNNNNNNNNNNNNNNNNNNNNNNNNNNNNNNNNNNNNNNNNNNNNNNNNNNNNNNNNNNNNNNNNNNNNNNNNNNNNNNNNNNNNNNNNNNNNNNNNNNNNNNNNNNNNNNNNNNNNNNNNNNNNNNNNNNNNNNNNNNNNNNNNNNNNNNNNNNNNNNNNNNNNNNNNNNAACTCGGGGCTTGATAATGGTACTGACAAAAAAAATCAATAGACTCTACTGAGAAAGAAAGGCGGATTCAACTTGCAAGTGCAACACCCTCAAAGTTGAATGAAAAGGCAAGGTGGTATAGCCCTTTAGCCTCTCCATCCAACCAAAGATTGAGGGGCGTATGGGCTATGCACACCTTGCCAGGGAAGAACGGTACTACATCTGCCAGGCAGTGAAAAGTGGAACGTCACTGAGGGCCATAGCCAAAGCGATAGGCCGTAGCGTCTCAACTGTAAGCCGCGAACTTGCGCGAAATACCGGGGCGCGTGGCTACCGCTACAGGCAGGCACACAAGCGCAGTCAGAAAAGGCAGACCAGTAAAGGGAAGAAGCGCATTGGCCTTGAGGTATGGACGTATGTTGAACAGTGTCTGC
The DNA window shown above is from uncultured delta proteobacterium and carries:
- a CDS encoding Transcriptional regulator, ArsR family/methyltransferase, UbiE/COQ5 family; the protein is MYTMTQALQYFKALADDTRLRLFSVLSRYELNVNELIMILGMGQSRVSRHLKILASAGLVSWRRDGLWVFYAAVHDGEARRFADAVLPFVLRDDVFQTDLSAAASVLEERLRATRQFFNAIADDWDQLAHDVLGDYDLPGAIAALVLPGSVAVDLGCGTGEVLERMMPAAKEVIGVDGSARMLDLARRRFGGEDARVSLRIGDLEHLPLRDGEADFVSINMVLHHLSSPETALEEVRRVLRPKGRVVITDFDRHANESMRVTYGDRWLGFTKEGLCAALEKAGFAPVSATRTPVEKGLFIHLIEAELTAAS